A region of Allocoleopsis franciscana PCC 7113 DNA encodes the following proteins:
- a CDS encoding S8 family peptidase, with protein sequence MRKFLIACLFILGLLFAPFNFKGLANQGEYESIVLDFREDVPAAEIAAKVNLLAAQYGLEPRLNSEFSAPDHVYIARGDRQTISKLKKLGFGKLTEFIEPNYIYKAFDVPNDPDYGQQWNLRQINVESAWDDTKGSGVTVAVIDTGISPVPDLKDTQFVKGYDFVNDQIEAFDDNGHGTHVAGTVAQSTNNNYGVAGIAYEATLMPLKVLSGSGGGTVADIAESIRFAADNGADVINMSLGGGGESQLMKEAIDYAHQKGVVIIAAAGNSNDNSASYPARYPHVIGVSALDSAGVKAPYSNFGAGVDISAPGGSEVGKILQETIDPQTGEPIFAGLQGTSMASPHVAGVAALIKAAGIQEPDEIADVLTKSARVIQQDPLNHFGAGHLDAAAAVKLAIKGQITFKDFFRWLRDNGYLNPRFWIDGGTVMLLPKIAMVLGSYLLAWFLRNYLPFWGLSLTTGLVAGSSGLFVLRGLYIFDLPQWPFRVMGSSIPELGSAIQGSSMLNPIFASVLIPFILVTLLLGHKEWKWVAIGSALGVASCLAVSAVMSPSLLWLGSGVVARVFLVANALLCFGLAYLASKGEMQKA encoded by the coding sequence ATGAGAAAGTTTTTGATAGCGTGTTTGTTTATATTGGGGCTGCTTTTTGCCCCATTTAACTTTAAGGGTTTAGCGAATCAGGGAGAGTATGAGTCGATTGTGCTGGACTTTCGGGAAGATGTGCCAGCGGCTGAGATTGCGGCGAAAGTCAATTTACTGGCTGCACAGTACGGACTGGAACCTCGCCTGAATAGTGAATTTTCAGCTCCTGATCATGTCTATATTGCCAGAGGCGATCGCCAAACCATCAGTAAACTGAAAAAGTTAGGTTTCGGCAAGCTGACGGAATTTATTGAACCGAACTATATCTACAAAGCCTTCGACGTACCCAACGACCCCGACTACGGTCAACAGTGGAACCTAAGGCAGATTAATGTTGAATCGGCATGGGACGATACAAAGGGCAGTGGTGTCACAGTTGCAGTCATTGACACCGGCATTAGCCCTGTCCCCGATTTAAAAGATACCCAGTTTGTCAAAGGTTACGACTTCGTCAACGACCAAATCGAAGCATTCGATGACAATGGTCATGGTACTCACGTTGCTGGGACAGTCGCTCAATCCACCAACAACAATTATGGTGTTGCCGGGATTGCTTATGAAGCAACTCTAATGCCGTTAAAAGTATTGAGTGGCAGTGGCGGCGGTACAGTAGCGGATATTGCCGAATCGATTCGCTTTGCCGCTGACAACGGTGCGGATGTGATTAATATGAGTCTCGGTGGCGGCGGTGAAAGTCAGTTGATGAAAGAAGCGATTGACTACGCCCATCAAAAAGGAGTTGTCATCATCGCAGCGGCTGGTAATTCCAATGACAATTCAGCTTCTTACCCCGCCCGCTATCCTCATGTTATCGGCGTTTCCGCTCTGGATTCGGCTGGAGTTAAAGCCCCCTACTCCAACTTTGGCGCAGGTGTGGATATCTCAGCACCTGGCGGTAGCGAAGTCGGTAAGATTTTACAAGAGACTATTGACCCACAAACTGGTGAACCCATTTTCGCTGGCTTGCAAGGAACCAGTATGGCCTCTCCCCACGTTGCCGGAGTGGCAGCTTTAATTAAAGCGGCGGGTATCCAAGAACCGGATGAAATTGCCGATGTTTTGACAAAATCAGCACGAGTAATTCAACAAGACCCCCTCAATCACTTTGGTGCCGGTCATCTGGATGCTGCTGCGGCTGTGAAGTTGGCAATCAAAGGACAAATCACCTTCAAGGACTTCTTCCGCTGGTTACGGGATAACGGTTATCTCAATCCTCGTTTCTGGATTGACGGCGGAACCGTGATGTTACTACCTAAAATCGCGATGGTTCTGGGTTCTTATCTTCTGGCATGGTTCCTGCGGAATTACTTACCGTTCTGGGGTTTGTCACTCACCACCGGGTTAGTGGCAGGCAGTTCTGGATTGTTTGTCCTGCGTGGTCTTTATATCTTTGACTTACCGCAATGGCCGTTCCGAGTGATGGGCAGTTCCATTCCCGAACTGGGTAGCGCCATTCAAGGTAGCAGTATGCTCAACCCAATTTTTGCCAGCGTGCTGATTCCCTTTATCTTAGTGACGTTGCTGCTCGGACATAAAGAATGGAAGTGGGTAGCAATTGGGTCTGCCCTCGGTGTTGCTAGTTGTTTGGCGGTGAGTGCCGTGATGTCACCCAGCCTCTTGTGGTTGGGTAGTGGTGTTGTTGCTCGCGTCTTCCTCGTTGCCAATGCCCTCCTGTGCTTTGGACTGGCCTATCTAGCCTCGAAAGGAGAAATGCAAAAAGCATGA